A single genomic interval of Polynucleobacter necessarius harbors:
- the hemC gene encoding hydroxymethylbilane synthase, whose translation MSQTQNSTPFAAPKRLVIASRESRLAMWQAEHVRDCLKKLYPDCDVQILGMTTRGDQILDKALSKVGGKGLFVKELETALEDGKADLAVHSLKDVPMVMPEGFDLACVMAREDARDAFVSNDFASLEDLPHGAIVGTSSLRRESVLRATFPHLVIQPLRGNLDTRMGKLDRGEYQAIILAAAGLKRLGLESRIRAFLPYDPYTPAAGQGALGIETLRKHPNVKQWLAPLNDWPTLFAVSAERMVSRQLSGSCEVPLAAHAVWDQNQMQIRSFVASTDGKAICLAKGSAQVKSVEDAEALGLAVAKDLLSQGAADLIPALPQ comes from the coding sequence ATGTCCCAAACTCAGAATTCCACCCCCTTTGCCGCTCCAAAGCGCCTCGTAATTGCCTCCCGCGAAAGTCGTTTAGCCATGTGGCAGGCGGAGCACGTCCGAGATTGCCTTAAAAAGCTCTATCCCGACTGTGATGTGCAGATCTTGGGGATGACCACCCGAGGAGATCAAATATTAGATAAAGCCCTCTCAAAAGTGGGTGGAAAGGGTCTTTTTGTAAAAGAGCTCGAAACAGCCCTAGAAGATGGAAAGGCTGATTTAGCGGTCCATTCTTTAAAAGATGTACCGATGGTCATGCCTGAAGGATTTGACCTTGCTTGTGTGATGGCTAGAGAGGATGCAAGAGATGCATTTGTTTCGAATGACTTTGCCAGCCTTGAAGATCTTCCGCACGGTGCGATTGTAGGTACGTCGAGCTTGCGCCGTGAGTCGGTGTTGCGCGCGACATTTCCTCATTTAGTCATTCAGCCATTGCGTGGCAATTTAGATACGCGGATGGGTAAGCTGGATCGTGGCGAGTATCAGGCGATTATTTTGGCGGCTGCTGGTTTAAAGCGGTTGGGTCTAGAGTCACGCATACGCGCGTTCTTACCCTATGATCCTTACACTCCTGCGGCAGGTCAAGGCGCTTTGGGTATCGAAACTTTAAGAAAGCATCCCAACGTCAAACAATGGTTGGCTCCATTAAATGACTGGCCTACCTTATTTGCGGTTTCTGCCGAGCGTATGGTGTCGCGTCAGCTGAGCGGCTCCTGTGAAGTGCCCTTAGCTGCGCATGCGGTATGGGATCAAAATCAAATGCAGATTCGCTCCTTTGTGGCGAGTACGGATGGCAAAGCAATTTGTTTGGCTAAGGGAAGCGCTCAAGTGAAGTCGGTTGAAGACGCCGAGGCTCTGGGGCTTGCGGTTGCAAAGGACTTGCTGTCACAGGGCGCGG
- the argH gene encoding argininosuccinate lyase, producing the protein MSSSNNSLANKAQAWSARFAEPVDELVQRYTASIGFDQRFAMVDIAGSLAHAEMLAAQKIISTQDLADIQNGMAQIKSEIESGQFHWQLALEDVHLNIEARLTALVGDAGKRLHTGRSRNDQVATDLRLWLRGSVDDIAVTLKSLRTALLDLAEKQASTIMPGHTHLQVAQPITFGHHLMAYYEMFSRDASRLADLRTRFNRLPLGAAALAGTTYPIDREQVAKTLGFDGICNNSLDAVSDRDFAIEFCAFASILMMHISRLSEELILWLSPRFGFIELPDRFCTGSSIMPQKKNPDVPELARGKTGRVYGALISLLTLMKGQPLGYNKDNQEDKEPLFDAVDTVQYTLRIFADMIPHIEVKAEVMKKAAEEGFATATDLADYLAKKGLAFRDAHEAVAHAVKACVGRNCMLTDLSLSELRFACGLDSRPELISDDVFAVLTVDGSVQSRQHAGGTAPAQVLVAIKRGRADL; encoded by the coding sequence ATGAGCTCATCAAATAATTCCTTAGCCAACAAAGCCCAAGCTTGGTCGGCCCGTTTTGCCGAACCTGTCGACGAACTGGTTCAGCGTTATACCGCCTCTATTGGCTTTGATCAACGCTTTGCGATGGTCGATATTGCCGGCTCCCTGGCTCACGCTGAAATGTTGGCTGCCCAAAAAATCATTAGCACCCAAGATTTAGCGGACATTCAAAATGGAATGGCTCAAATTAAGAGCGAAATCGAGTCCGGTCAATTTCATTGGCAGCTTGCGCTTGAAGACGTTCATCTCAATATTGAGGCACGCTTAACTGCATTAGTTGGCGATGCTGGCAAACGTTTGCATACTGGTCGCTCACGCAACGATCAAGTCGCTACTGATTTGCGTCTATGGTTGCGTGGTAGCGTGGATGATATTGCCGTCACACTGAAATCCTTGCGCACGGCCCTATTGGATCTCGCTGAAAAACAGGCATCCACCATCATGCCGGGTCACACCCATCTGCAAGTAGCGCAGCCGATCACCTTTGGTCACCACTTGATGGCCTATTACGAGATGTTTAGCCGCGATGCAAGTCGCTTAGCGGATTTACGCACTCGCTTTAACCGCTTACCCCTAGGCGCTGCGGCCTTAGCAGGCACCACTTACCCTATTGATCGCGAGCAAGTTGCTAAGACGCTTGGTTTTGATGGCATCTGCAATAACTCCTTAGATGCCGTATCTGATCGTGACTTTGCCATTGAGTTCTGCGCCTTTGCCTCTATTTTGATGATGCATATCTCCCGCTTGTCTGAGGAACTCATCCTATGGCTGAGCCCTCGCTTTGGCTTTATTGAGTTGCCTGATCGCTTTTGCACTGGTAGCTCAATCATGCCGCAGAAAAAGAATCCAGACGTACCAGAATTAGCTAGAGGTAAGACCGGTCGTGTTTATGGCGCTCTGATCTCTTTGCTGACTTTGATGAAAGGTCAACCACTCGGCTATAACAAAGATAATCAAGAAGATAAAGAACCATTATTTGACGCGGTAGATACCGTGCAATATACCTTACGCATTTTTGCCGACATGATTCCCCACATTGAAGTCAAAGCGGAAGTGATGAAGAAAGCTGCGGAAGAAGGTTTTGCAACCGCAACCGACTTGGCTGACTACTTGGCTAAAAAAGGATTAGCTTTCCGCGATGCTCATGAAGCTGTGGCTCATGCCGTAAAAGCTTGTGTTGGCAGAAACTGCATGCTGACCGATCTCAGTCTCTCTGAGCTGCGTTTTGCTTGTGGTCTTGATAGCCGTCCTGAGCTCATTAGCGACGATGTGTTTGCCGTGCTCACGGTAGATGGTTCAGTGCAGTCACGTCAACATGCTGGTGGCACCGCCCCTGCTCAAGTACTTGTCGCCATTAAACGGGGTCGCGCAGATCTCTAA
- a CDS encoding TRAP transporter small permease subunit, which yields MRFWLTLSTGIDRINAFLGKAASILILLSCAVSAINALLRYGLDISNNWPLELQWYLFAAAVMLGASYTLKRNEHVRVDLIYSHLSDRGRLWVDLFGLIFFLMPACILFSWLSWTTLFYPSWLVMEHSLNSGGLARYPIKFVVPFGFFMLSLQGLSEIIKRICALQGKIALPAEDLHYEKPMQ from the coding sequence ATGCGGTTTTGGCTCACACTCTCCACAGGCATTGATCGTATAAACGCGTTTTTAGGCAAGGCAGCCAGCATTCTGATTTTGCTGTCATGCGCCGTATCCGCGATCAATGCTCTTCTTCGTTATGGATTGGATATCAGCAATAACTGGCCTCTAGAGCTGCAGTGGTATCTCTTTGCTGCAGCCGTCATGTTGGGTGCCTCTTACACCCTAAAACGCAATGAGCATGTCCGTGTGGACTTAATTTATTCCCACCTCTCGGATCGCGGACGCTTGTGGGTTGATTTATTTGGCTTGATTTTCTTTTTAATGCCTGCCTGCATCTTATTTTCCTGGCTCTCGTGGACCACACTCTTTTATCCCTCTTGGCTAGTGATGGAGCACTCATTGAACTCTGGGGGATTGGCGCGCTATCCAATTAAATTTGTCGTGCCGTTTGGATTCTTCATGCTAAGCCTGCAGGGCCTCTCGGAAATCATTAAACGGATTTGCGCCCTTCAAGGGAAAATCGCCTTACCCGCCGAAGACCTTCATTACGAAAAGCCAATGCAATGA
- a CDS encoding TRAP transporter large permease, with translation MIPLEWMPPLMFAGLIVFMLIGFPVAFSLMAAGLFFSLIAMSEGFFGVAFLHAIPQRIFGSVLANDLLLAIPFFTFMGAILERCGLAEEMLDSMGQLFGRVRGGLGYSVIIVGFILGAITGTVAAQVIAMAMISLPVMMHYGYNMRYATGVLAASGTITQLVPPSLVLIVLADQLKTQSGSADVGSMYLGAWGPSLLQIALFALYTFFLSRVRPDYLPPVPESDLTLRGWVLWKKCLMGIIPSAALIFLVLCTIMTGIATPTESGAMGAMGALLLAWLRRYSIPNLKGLIQEAYQNTMGITAMVVFILIGSTCFSVVFQGVDGGFCVEELFSNLPGGWIGFLTVVHLFVFFLAFFLDFFEIAFIVVPMLAPVAVKLLSPVLLDSMNGNPQAAASAALVWFGVMLCVNMQTSFMHPPFGFALFYLRGVAPKEVKSSDIYWGALPWVGLQLVMVVLVMAFPALVTTLLDKPAAVIQSQDFNFTDGEDKTDASSNNVDEDAPVTFQLDKPIK, from the coding sequence ATGATTCCATTGGAGTGGATGCCGCCTTTAATGTTTGCTGGACTAATCGTCTTTATGCTGATCGGCTTTCCGGTTGCTTTCTCACTAATGGCGGCTGGTTTATTTTTCTCCTTGATCGCGATGAGCGAGGGATTTTTTGGAGTCGCTTTTTTACACGCTATTCCTCAGCGCATCTTTGGTAGCGTGCTTGCAAACGATCTACTGCTAGCCATCCCCTTCTTTACCTTCATGGGCGCAATCCTAGAGCGCTGCGGTCTTGCGGAGGAAATGCTGGACTCGATGGGGCAGTTGTTTGGACGGGTACGTGGGGGCCTGGGTTATTCCGTCATCATCGTCGGGTTTATCTTGGGCGCTATTACTGGCACGGTAGCCGCTCAGGTGATCGCTATGGCGATGATCTCATTACCAGTGATGATGCATTACGGCTACAACATGCGCTACGCTACGGGCGTTTTGGCAGCCTCTGGAACGATTACCCAATTAGTACCTCCATCGCTGGTGTTGATTGTCTTGGCCGATCAACTCAAAACTCAGAGCGGTAGTGCCGATGTAGGCAGCATGTATCTGGGTGCTTGGGGTCCATCGCTTTTGCAGATCGCCCTCTTTGCACTCTATACATTCTTTTTAAGCCGCGTCCGCCCAGACTATTTACCGCCGGTTCCAGAGAGCGATCTAACCCTGAGAGGCTGGGTACTTTGGAAGAAGTGCTTAATGGGAATCATCCCTTCAGCAGCGCTGATTTTCTTGGTCCTTTGCACGATTATGACTGGTATTGCAACCCCTACTGAATCTGGAGCCATGGGGGCAATGGGCGCCTTGCTGCTCGCCTGGCTGCGCCGCTACAGCATTCCTAATTTAAAAGGGTTAATCCAGGAAGCCTATCAAAACACTATGGGTATTACTGCCATGGTGGTCTTTATCCTCATTGGCTCAACTTGCTTCTCGGTCGTGTTTCAAGGGGTGGATGGCGGGTTCTGTGTTGAAGAGCTGTTCTCTAATTTACCTGGTGGCTGGATTGGCTTTCTGACCGTCGTGCACTTATTTGTTTTCTTCTTGGCCTTCTTCTTGGACTTCTTTGAAATTGCATTCATTGTGGTGCCAATGCTGGCGCCAGTAGCAGTGAAACTGCTATCGCCCGTATTGCTCGACTCCATGAATGGCAATCCCCAGGCAGCAGCTAGCGCTGCTCTGGTTTGGTTTGGGGTAATGCTTTGTGTAAATATGCAAACCTCTTTTATGCATCCACCATTTGGCTTTGCTCTTTTCTACCTTAGAGGTGTCGCACCTAAAGAGGTAAAGAGTAGCGATATTTACTGGGGCGCCCTACCTTGGGTGGGCTTGCAGTTGGTCATGGTTGTGCTAGTAATGGCCTTCCCCGCTCTGGTAACCACCCTCTTAGATAAGCCTGCGGCGGTTATACAAAGTCAGGATTTCAATTTCACAGACGGCGAGGACAAGACCGATGCATCGTCAAACAACGTGGATGAAGATGCTCCGGTGACGTTTCAGCTAGATAAGCCTATCAAATAA
- a CDS encoding arginine/lysine/ornithine decarboxylase has product MKFRFPIIIIDEDFRSENISGSGIRDLAEAIENEGMEVIGLTSYGDLTSFAQQASRASTFIVSIDDEEFVSDSEGHDLPALNNLRAFITEVRKRNEDIPIFLYGETRTSRHMPNDILRELHGFIHMNEDTPEFVARHIIREAKVYLDSLAPPFFRALTNYASEGSYSWHCPGHSGGVAFLKSPVGRMFHQFFGENMLRADVCNAVEELGQLLDHTGPVLQSERNAARIFNADHLFFVTNGTSTSNKIVWHSTVAPGDVVLVDRNCHKSVIHSITMMGAIPIFLMPTRNHLGIIGPIPKEEFEWKNIKKKIDANPFIKDKNVVPRVMTLTQSTYDGIVYNVEMIKEMLDGKVDSLHFDEAWLPHAAFHPFYKDMHAIGSDRKRTKKSLMFATQSTHKLLAGLSQASQVLVQDAEDAKLDRDCFNEAYLMHTSTSPQYAIIASCDVSAAMMESPGGTTLVEESISEAMDFRRAMREVDDKFGADWWFKVWGPDHLAEEGIGERSDWVLEPSAAWHDFGKLAKDFNMLDPIKATVVTPGLDIEGNFGSMGIPASIVTKYLAERGVIVEKCGLYSFFIMFTIGITKGRWNTLVTELQQFKDHFDKNAPLWKVLPEFVAKHPRYERVGLKDICQQIHEFYKGRDIARMTTEMYTSDMEPAMMPSEAWAKMAHKQVDRVPLDQLDGRVTAMLVTPYPPGIPLLISGERFNKRIVDYLYFARDFNEKFSGFETDIHGLVKTSIDGKSEYYVDCVRQERDCQL; this is encoded by the coding sequence ATGAAATTTCGTTTTCCAATCATCATTATTGATGAAGACTTCCGCTCCGAAAATATTTCGGGATCGGGTATTCGCGACCTCGCTGAAGCTATCGAGAATGAAGGCATGGAGGTTATTGGTTTAACCAGCTATGGCGACCTTACTTCATTCGCGCAACAGGCTTCTCGTGCTTCCACCTTCATCGTTTCAATTGATGATGAAGAGTTTGTATCGGATTCTGAAGGTCACGATCTTCCCGCATTAAATAATTTGCGCGCTTTTATTACTGAGGTGCGCAAGCGCAATGAAGATATTCCGATCTTCTTGTATGGCGAAACCCGTACCTCGCGTCATATGCCAAATGACATCTTGCGCGAGCTGCATGGTTTCATTCATATGAATGAAGATACCCCTGAGTTCGTAGCGCGTCATATCATTCGTGAAGCTAAGGTGTATTTGGATTCGTTGGCGCCGCCATTCTTCCGCGCTTTAACCAATTACGCTTCTGAAGGTTCTTACTCTTGGCATTGTCCTGGCCACTCTGGAGGTGTTGCTTTCCTCAAGAGCCCGGTAGGGCGAATGTTTCATCAGTTCTTTGGTGAAAATATGCTCCGTGCTGACGTCTGTAATGCGGTAGAAGAGCTGGGTCAGCTCTTGGACCATACCGGTCCAGTGTTGCAGAGCGAGCGTAATGCCGCTCGTATTTTTAATGCCGACCATTTGTTCTTTGTGACCAACGGTACTTCTACCTCAAACAAAATTGTGTGGCACTCTACCGTTGCCCCAGGTGACGTTGTATTGGTTGACCGTAATTGTCACAAGTCCGTCATTCACTCCATCACCATGATGGGTGCGATTCCTATTTTCTTGATGCCTACGCGTAATCACTTGGGCATTATTGGACCAATTCCAAAAGAAGAGTTCGAGTGGAAAAACATCAAGAAGAAAATTGATGCCAATCCATTCATCAAAGATAAGAATGTAGTGCCTCGCGTCATGACTTTGACTCAAAGTACTTATGACGGCATTGTGTACAACGTTGAAATGATCAAAGAAATGCTTGATGGCAAAGTCGACTCCTTGCATTTTGATGAGGCGTGGTTGCCACATGCCGCTTTCCATCCTTTCTACAAAGATATGCATGCTATTGGCTCTGACCGAAAGCGTACCAAGAAGAGTTTGATGTTTGCTACTCAGTCTACTCATAAGTTGCTGGCCGGTTTATCTCAGGCCTCCCAAGTATTGGTTCAGGACGCGGAAGATGCCAAGCTGGATCGTGATTGCTTCAACGAAGCCTATTTGATGCACACTTCAACTAGCCCTCAATACGCCATCATTGCCTCATGCGACGTTTCCGCAGCCATGATGGAATCCCCGGGCGGCACAACTCTCGTTGAAGAATCCATTTCTGAAGCGATGGACTTCCGTCGCGCTATGCGGGAAGTGGATGACAAGTTTGGTGCTGATTGGTGGTTCAAGGTTTGGGGTCCCGATCATTTGGCTGAAGAAGGTATCGGCGAGCGTTCGGATTGGGTTTTAGAGCCATCCGCGGCTTGGCATGACTTTGGCAAGCTGGCCAAAGACTTCAATATGCTCGACCCAATTAAGGCTACGGTTGTCACACCAGGCTTGGACATTGAAGGTAACTTTGGATCTATGGGTATTCCCGCCAGCATTGTTACCAAGTACCTTGCTGAGCGTGGCGTGATCGTAGAGAAGTGCGGCTTGTACTCTTTCTTCATCATGTTCACTATCGGCATTACTAAGGGTCGTTGGAATACCTTGGTAACGGAGTTACAGCAATTTAAAGACCACTTTGATAAGAATGCGCCTTTGTGGAAAGTGTTGCCTGAGTTCGTGGCGAAGCATCCACGCTATGAGCGCGTTGGTTTAAAAGATATCTGCCAACAAATTCATGAGTTTTATAAGGGCCGTGATATAGCGCGTATGACTACTGAGATGTATACCTCGGATATGGAGCCAGCCATGATGCCTTCCGAAGCTTGGGCGAAGATGGCGCACAAGCAGGTAGATCGTGTGCCGCTCGATCAATTGGACGGGCGAGTGACCGCAATGTTGGTTACGCCATATCCTCCTGGCATTCCGCTACTCATTTCTGGCGAGCGTTTTAACAAGCGCATTGTGGATTACCTTTACTTCGCACGTGACTTCAATGAGAAATTCTCAGGATTTGAAACAGACATTCATGGACTAGTGAAAACTAGTATTGATGGTAAAAGCGAGTACTACGTTGACTGTGTAAGACAAGAGCGGGATTGCCAGCTGTAA
- a CDS encoding potassium channel family protein, which translates to MACGDGAITHAEPGSLLDVFFFSVQTMATIGYGRMTPVGHWANMIVTFEAFFGIVYSALTMGLAISRFTRQTAGVRFSKVAV; encoded by the coding sequence TTGGCTTGTGGCGATGGTGCGATAACCCACGCTGAGCCTGGCTCTTTGCTTGATGTCTTTTTCTTTAGCGTGCAAACCATGGCGACAATCGGTTATGGTCGCATGACGCCTGTCGGACATTGGGCGAACATGATTGTTACTTTTGAAGCGTTCTTTGGCATTGTGTATTCCGCGTTGACAATGGGTTTGGCAATTTCCCGTTTTACTCGCCAAACTGCGGGCGTGCGCTTTTCTAAGGTGGCTGTATAG
- the dcd gene encoding dCTP deaminase: protein MTIKSDRWIRRLGEQGMISPFEPGQVRQDAVGNQIVSYGTSSYGYDIRCADEFKIFTNINSTIVDPKNFDEQSFVDFKGDVCIIPPNSFALARTVESFKIPRSVLTVCVGKSTYARCGIIVNVTPFEPEWEGYVTLEFSNTTPLPAKIYAGEGCAQVLFFESDEVCGTSYKDRGGKYQGQRGVTLPKT, encoded by the coding sequence ATGACTATTAAATCAGACCGCTGGATCCGCCGCCTGGGCGAGCAAGGCATGATCAGCCCATTTGAACCTGGGCAAGTACGCCAAGATGCCGTCGGCAACCAAATCGTAAGTTATGGCACATCAAGCTATGGCTATGACATTCGTTGCGCAGACGAATTTAAGATATTTACTAACATCAATAGCACCATCGTTGATCCTAAGAATTTCGATGAACAATCTTTCGTCGATTTCAAGGGTGATGTTTGCATCATTCCTCCTAATTCTTTTGCGTTGGCAAGAACGGTTGAGTCTTTCAAAATTCCACGTAGCGTTCTGACAGTCTGCGTTGGTAAGAGTACTTATGCGCGTTGCGGAATTATTGTGAACGTAACCCCATTTGAGCCAGAGTGGGAAGGTTATGTCACTTTAGAGTTTTCAAACACTACTCCATTGCCTGCCAAAATTTATGCTGGCGAAGGTTGCGCGCAAGTGCTCTTTTTCGAGAGCGACGAAGTATGTGGCACATCTTATAAAGATCGCGGTGGCAAGTATCAAGGTCAGCGGGGTGTTACCCTGCCCAAGACCTAG
- the metG gene encoding methionine--tRNA ligase: MSSSQRRLLVTSALPYANGQIHIGHLVEYVQTDIWVRFQRMRGHEVHYVGADDTHGTPIMLRAEQEGLTPKELIANVWKEHKRDFDNFHISFDNYYTTDSPENEKLAQSIYLKLRDAGLIEKRAIEQAYDPVKEMFLPDRFIKGECPKCGAKDKYGDNCEKCGATYSPTDLKNPFSVVSGATPIKKISDHYFFKLSDPRCEAFLREWTQVRTPLQPEARNKMKEWVGQPRESKLGDWDISRDAPYFGFEIPDAPGKYFYVWLDAPIGYYASFLNYCQAKGLNFDEWVQPDTTTEQYHFIGKDILYFHTLFWPATLQFAGYRTPTNVFAHGFLTVDGEKMSKSRGTLISANSVIECGFNPEWFRYYFATKLNDSMEDLDLNLQDFIARVNSDLLGKYINIASRSAGFLVKRFGGIVSDEAMSNPLLKEIAATSEKIAELYEGREYGKALRTVMEIADKVNAFVDENKPWEIAQDTERAADLQKVCSITLEAFRMLSLYLKPVIPQVSAGVEEFLSLSPLHWADINTPLSSKNPMKPYKHLMTRVEAPQIEALLAANL; encoded by the coding sequence ATGAGCAGTTCCCAACGCCGCCTTCTCGTCACCTCCGCCCTGCCGTATGCCAATGGTCAGATCCACATTGGTCATTTAGTGGAGTATGTCCAGACCGATATTTGGGTACGCTTTCAGCGTATGCGAGGTCACGAGGTGCACTACGTTGGCGCCGATGACACACACGGCACCCCAATCATGTTGCGCGCGGAACAAGAAGGTCTTACCCCCAAAGAACTCATCGCCAATGTTTGGAAAGAACATAAGCGTGATTTTGACAACTTCCACATTTCATTTGATAACTACTACACCACTGATAGTCCAGAAAATGAAAAGTTAGCCCAAAGTATTTATCTCAAGCTACGCGATGCTGGACTGATTGAAAAACGCGCAATTGAACAAGCCTACGATCCCGTTAAAGAAATGTTTTTACCGGACCGTTTTATTAAAGGCGAATGTCCTAAGTGTGGCGCCAAAGATAAATACGGCGATAACTGTGAAAAATGTGGCGCGACTTATTCTCCTACCGATTTAAAGAATCCTTTTTCAGTGGTTAGCGGCGCAACACCAATCAAAAAGATTTCTGATCATTACTTCTTCAAACTTTCAGATCCACGTTGCGAAGCATTCTTACGCGAGTGGACTCAAGTCAGAACCCCTTTACAGCCTGAAGCTCGCAATAAGATGAAAGAATGGGTTGGCCAACCTAGAGAGAGCAAGCTTGGTGACTGGGATATCTCCCGAGATGCCCCGTATTTCGGCTTTGAGATACCCGATGCACCAGGCAAGTACTTCTATGTCTGGCTCGATGCTCCCATTGGCTACTACGCCAGCTTCCTCAATTATTGCCAGGCTAAAGGCCTTAATTTTGATGAGTGGGTACAGCCCGATACCACTACCGAGCAATATCATTTCATCGGCAAAGATATTCTGTATTTCCACACCTTATTCTGGCCGGCTACCTTGCAATTTGCAGGCTATCGCACACCAACCAATGTTTTTGCTCATGGCTTCTTAACTGTTGATGGCGAAAAAATGAGTAAGTCACGTGGCACTCTCATTTCAGCCAACAGCGTGATTGAGTGCGGCTTTAATCCAGAGTGGTTTCGCTACTACTTCGCGACCAAACTCAACGACAGCATGGAAGATTTGGATTTGAATCTTCAAGATTTTATTGCGCGCGTGAATAGCGACTTACTTGGTAAGTACATCAATATCGCAAGTCGTAGCGCTGGGTTCTTAGTCAAGCGATTTGGCGGCATTGTTTCTGATGAGGCGATGAGCAATCCATTGCTAAAAGAGATTGCTGCCACCAGTGAAAAGATTGCTGAACTATATGAAGGACGTGAATACGGGAAAGCATTGCGCACCGTCATGGAGATTGCAGATAAAGTGAATGCTTTTGTAGATGAGAATAAGCCCTGGGAAATTGCCCAAGATACAGAGCGTGCAGCTGATTTGCAGAAAGTTTGCAGTATTACCCTTGAGGCATTCCGTATGCTGAGCCTTTACCTCAAGCCAGTCATTCCGCAGGTTTCGGCTGGTGTGGAGGAGTTTTTATCGTTATCCCCGCTGCACTGGGCAGATATCAATACCCCCCTTTCCAGCAAAAATCCGATGAAACCCTACAAACACCTCATGACACGGGTAGAAGCCCCACAAATTGAGGCTTTGCTGGCTGCAAACTTGTAA
- a CDS encoding DUF3460 family protein has protein sequence MARYQSEFTQFLNELKSEKPHLEAEQQAGRALLWDKEPLSVEDQRRAKAAKLKQRAYVYSND, from the coding sequence ATGGCAAGATATCAATCTGAATTCACCCAGTTCTTAAATGAACTCAAATCCGAGAAACCACACCTCGAGGCGGAGCAGCAAGCTGGTCGTGCCCTCCTGTGGGATAAAGAACCATTAAGTGTTGAAGACCAGCGCCGCGCAAAAGCCGCCAAACTCAAACAACGCGCCTACGTTTATTCGAATGACTGA
- a CDS encoding segregation and condensation protein A, producing the protein MTEPSAQPISDLLDSAPSVTDGMSAAFAKLYGEPLFKLPADLYIPPDALEVFLEAFEGPLDLLLYLIRKQNFNVLDIPMAQVTQQYLSYIDQIRHYNLELAAEYLLMAAMLIEIKSRMLLPMKKADSEEEVEDPRAELVRRLLEYERMKRAAQELDQIPQQGRDFQVAHGYVDTTIAIAWPDVNVEDLQAAWRDVLHRAKLTQHHTITLEELSVRDFMTRILRRLQSTKFVEFGELLEDAIKSGKGIPVVIVNFIAMLELSREALVEITQAEPYAPIYVRLAYTPVA; encoded by the coding sequence ATGACTGAACCTAGCGCTCAGCCGATTTCAGATCTTCTTGATAGCGCACCATCGGTTACCGATGGCATGTCGGCTGCTTTCGCCAAGTTATACGGCGAACCACTTTTTAAGCTTCCTGCTGACCTCTATATTCCACCTGATGCGCTGGAAGTTTTTCTAGAGGCATTTGAAGGGCCTCTCGATTTATTGCTTTACCTGATTCGCAAACAGAACTTCAATGTTCTCGATATTCCTATGGCCCAGGTTACTCAACAGTACTTGAGTTATATCGACCAAATCCGCCATTACAATCTTGAACTTGCCGCAGAGTATCTGCTCATGGCTGCGATGTTGATTGAAATCAAATCACGCATGCTCTTGCCAATGAAGAAGGCAGACAGTGAAGAAGAGGTAGAAGATCCGCGCGCAGAACTAGTTCGTCGTCTCTTAGAGTACGAGCGCATGAAGCGAGCCGCTCAAGAACTGGATCAGATCCCACAACAAGGTCGTGACTTCCAAGTAGCTCACGGCTACGTAGACACCACCATTGCTATTGCTTGGCCTGATGTCAATGTAGAAGACTTGCAAGCAGCCTGGCGCGATGTTCTACACCGCGCCAAACTTACTCAGCATCACACTATTACTCTCGAAGAGCTATCTGTGCGTGACTTTATGACGCGCATCTTACGTCGCTTGCAAAGCACGAAATTTGTGGAATTTGGTGAGCTGCTTGAAGATGCCATCAAATCTGGCAAAGGTATTCCAGTGGTGATCGTGAACTTTATCGCCATGCTTGAACTCTCACGTGAAGCCCTAGTAGAGATCACGCAAGCTGAGCCGTACGCGCCAATTTATGTGCGCCTTGCCTATACCCCTGTTGCATGA